ATCAGGAAAGAAATCAAAGCAAAACTCCGGGAATTGGCATCATGCTTGAAAGTTAGGCAGAATTCCCTACCTGGTTCTTCACTAATCAAAGGAAAATGTGAGTTTGCAACTCTGTTTCTTTTATACTATGATGCCTTATATTGGTGTTATTCTCTAGCTTATGTAACCTGTTGTTGACTTAAATTATGGAGGAGTTTGCACAAAGGTTTTAAGGATATTGTTTAGTGTTTTGCCTTTCTAACTTTAGTGGCTGTTGCTGTCAATAAATATTCTTAAAGATGTCATTTCATTAAGTAATATCTATTCTTGCAGCATTTTCATTTGAAAACCACCATCTTTTAAAAATCAGTTTGTGCTTGGTTCATTGAAAATAACATTATAGCATTTGAAGTATTAAAAGGAAAGGAGactcttaaaataaaattatttcagaTGCTGATATGGTTTTGGGGCTTTCAGTTTAATCTCCTTGGAATCTACACTGTAAAGACAAATGCTGTTTAGGTTGTCATACCCACTGAGATAAGGTGAATGTGTAATTTCTTTTACTCAGTTTTTTTTATCCTTTATGTAGAATGGGTTAATCCTTTAATGAGAACATCTTAGCCTGAATTCTGATATAATATGCTATTCCCAGTTTTTGTCACAAGGTCAGTAAAGCAATTAGCATTTAGTGTCTTGTTGAATACCAAAGGAACTGCTTAACTGTCTGCCACTGCCAAAACAGTCTTGACTTAACTGtaaaccttaaaattttctgTATCCTAACAGGGATAATACATGCATATGGTATTATATGCTTTAATTTGGTTTCGTGTTTTCTGTTATGTGATTACAAATCTTGTCACTAGTTTAGGGTTTTGCAATCTTATTAAGCAATAAGCATCATGTTTGTAGGTGGCAAACATCGGGAACAGCTTTGTGGccgtaataaatttttttctcttatgGCCAGCAAGCTGAATTTGTCCAAATCTGGGGGTAAGATATTGTGCTCTGTTTCCTTGTAGGAGAATCCTTATATATGTGAAAAGTATCTGTAATTTGTGGTTTTCTTTCCCTCCAGTCTGAAAGCAGTAGTGATTTTAATTCATGATTTTATTTCACTCCGCAAGCATTCTTGGTAGTTAGTTTCTGTGctcaaatattaatatattattgaaaaaggttttttcctttaaaaaaaaaaaggaaaacaacaaaataTTAGTATTATCAGCATATGAGATGCATTATGTATGCTGATCTGATGATGACATGATGTACCTATGTTCAGGTTCTAAGAAGCACACTGTGAAGACCTTGAAAAATCTGGTTCATTTatattcctcctcctcctcagaaGTACTATCTGTACTGTTGGAGTTCTTGCTCAAGGCTTTGGATTCATCAAATTTGGTGCAGCTTCCCAGAGATGACCTAATTGGCCAAGAGTTGCACAAACAGTTGGATGATTGGAAGCTTGTGATAACAAAATTATCAAACAAGGAACCAGAATTACTTCCAGTGCTTCTTAAGGCCATTTTAAATATGATTGAGACTCAAGAAGCCACGAAATACGAAACAGGTAACTGCAAATGCAGCAATGTATTCTAGGTTCACAAAATTTGTTGCAGGATTCTTGTTGACTttcatttgaaatttttatttttatttaggaACATATTTGGCATCAATGGAGTCTAGCACAGGAACTGGCAAAATTGAACAACTTTCTTTTTTGTTCATTTGGCTTGTTGGACAACTTAAGTTACTGAAGCCCTTTCGCCACGTACATACAAAAAAGACTGAAGTCTCTGCAACAGAAACATATCTGTCAAATCCAATACTGATAGAGGTGCTACGAAAATGCCTTGTGATATCATGTGGCAACAAGCAACTTATGGATTCAGCACTTCATCTTGCTGAGTTGACCGGTAACAGCCGGTTGATGGAGAAACTCAGCAAACTAAGTTTTCCCAGTTCTTCAGATTTAGATGTAGCTGAAGAAATTTACTCTCTTAAGTGTTCTAGTAACCTCCTTGTCCAGCAAGATGAGTCTATCAAGCAAGCTGCCAATAAACTAGAGTTGGTAAAACATAGCCTAGCTAACCGCAGAATTGTGAAGACAACAGATGGTGCTTTGGGAAGAGTAGGCAGATGGTCTGTGGTGAAATCATGGAACCCCTGTCCAATTGGTATGTTGCCTCATGATCTTGGGTCTTCTGGATGTCTTCCTGTCCTTGACCATAATGATGTTAGCAAGAAGCCTGTGGATTCGTCAGAAAGACCTCAAATCTCAGAAGTGAAACATAGTGTTGCAGAAGAACATAGTTCCGATATTCAAGGTGATAACCCAGGTGCTGAGACAAGGAGCAAGAGGGAAGCTAGTAATGATATTTGTTTATTGGATAGGTCAATTGTTAAGAAGATGAGAGAGACTTTAGATTCTAGTGAATCATATGAAGATGTTATGTTGCCGGCAGATATTAGAGGTTGTCTGATGATAAATGGTGTGTGGAAGAAAGTTGGGGAGGAAGAGCTACTTGCCTATGAGAGTGTAAGGATTTTGGTTTAGTTAATGCTTTATTTATAATTCAACTGTGCAATTTATTTATGAAGATCGTGTAATCATGAACCGTTttgtttcatatattttaattaataatttatataaaaaaatatttttcatttaaagatttaatatttttaaaaaatatttaaattttaatttttaaataaaaatatataaaatttttattaaatattattataaaaataaatttttatattaaattaattattaatataaatgaatTTGAATGATGAATaccctaaaaataaaatttgatcatgatttaaatttattataaatattttttaaaaatttaaattcgtaccaataaaattcaattgaatcagTACCAAAAGAACGACCCCTTGGATCCCTATCCCTACTCTGCCTTAGAATAAAAGTCAAGCTTATTGATGTGATCTAGTTTAATttgcttttttttattattttaattttaattttttaatcttaatataatttttaaaaaattgtttttcattaattttgaataatcaTGCTAATTGAAGCTGTCAACAAACGTGTCCAATTTTTAAAACATTGACCATCacctttttttcatattattttcccctagaatttttaatttgaaaatgcagaattttaatgtatatattaatcaattaaatgtattttatctaaaaaaattCAGAGAGTATTTGATTTATCCTTTCCATTCAAAATCACCTCCAAACAGTTAATACCATTTTCAATCCGCTCTAATTTACACtatattatctttttaatattcattaattatcaaattttcatattaatataaattttaatatatgtcaataaattatttataattaaaaaataaaatataaatatcatagaaataactatattaattataacggttgatttatttttatataataaaattatatatattatatgataaattattaattttatatattttttaataataaataaattatataatatatatacattcatatttatcattttaggcataaatttatttattattttttaattataattaacaatcaattaccaATTATTCATTAACCATCAATAGTTAacatttataaaagaaaatataaagaaatatacattataattaaattataattaacaatCAGCTACCAGTTCTTCAATCGAGTGGCTGAGTTTCATTGGCTAGACTCCCAAGAACTCACAATCAGCAATCTACATAATCATCCAACTGATTAAGCAGTGGAGGAAATCCCGGCAGCGACGACATGGGAACACATGAAAAACACAACCAATAAAAAGTCTAGATAAGGGATTATTATCTGAGGATGGCCACATGTGATCTCAGGTCGCCCCTGTAGAAATCCTCCGCATTTCATATCTCTAGCCCTCTCTTGTATCCTTCTGAATATCTGTTGTGAGAATGCACACCCTAATTGATTCCAAAGTATATATAATGCTTTGtactattataaatttaacgcacaaatagataattttatttaattttttaaaattataaggattaaataattaaatttcaaaaaaaaatttcattaaattacaAGGATTAAGCTCTTGTTTAGCTATAAAATAACTCTTCAGTTTCAAATGGGTGACTAATTTGttgcatttttttataaaacaggagtctaataatttaaaattttaaacatattttttgacaaaaaaaaatgatatatcATTAAAAAGGAACTTATTCATTTACCCAAAAGCTTGATGATTAAAGTAAATGGACTCTGATTCAAGCTAACATGACTACCACAATCTAAGCCCATCATGGACTTCAAAGGCCTATAGAATCTAAAAGCTGAACCTATCTACTATAATTGGCCTAAATCAGCCTTACTgaattttttcttattataatacagttattattttatttccattcggttaattaatttattaagagataaaatatttattttatttataaaaataaaatttttaattttacttaaagAAAAGACTatcgatttttatttattttttttcacccCTCAAATCATTACCCAAACTAaatattgtttttaaaaaaaaaagagaagagaagagaagtggGATAGAAGAAAAGTAAATGAAATAGGGCTTTCCATCAACTTTTGAGTACAACAATGAATGGATTTTGTAAGTGTTTGACAGAGCTTGACCCATATTCTTGTCTTTCATAGTGTTAAAAGAATATGATGTTTCCCTCTAAAGCATATTTTGTCCTTCAGGCCACCATTCACCACCCCATTTTCAattctatcttttcttttcttttcttttcttttcttttcttttctctttctcaaTAAAATTGAAAAGCTTAATAAATATGGCATAATTGCTTCTGTTTCTCATCACTCTTCCTTTTCTCAAGCATCTCCATACCTCACTTTCACACAATGGATAAAATTTCAATCAGATATGCCTTGAATATACTTCTATTTTTCAAATGGATCCACTTAAAATTCATTTCTGCCTTTAATcctcataattaatttttattatttcatttaaattaatttattttttcatcttAGTAGTTCTACATAGTTTTAAaaagattatttattaattaatttttaatttaatataaattatttattgttaattgaatctgtgataaaaaattttaacataaatttaaaaaaattattatttgtttatgaTCTTATTGAGAGACAAGTGCATGAGAGGTAATGATGCAAAGATCCAAAGACCAAATCCATTTCTTTTGTGGAATGTAAATGCATTATGACCTAAAGTTGGCTTAGATCCTTTGCATGTGCATTTCATTATGTACCCAAGATTGGCtactcattttattattattaccttaattatattttttatttatatataaaaatagaaataaataaatatttataaaatagaaaaaattttaaatcacaaacatctaaatattaaaaaaaaaaaatactcagACCAAATTCAGAATGTCTGTCTTATTAatattagaaaatgaaaaggcTAATAGTTTTTAGCAAATCCATGTTCTGATAATCCAATAGATCATTGCACTCTAACCTCACATGAGGTGCATTTAGATTTGTGCTAATAAGAGACAAAAGCCTAGGTCTAGCTCAtctctatctctttctctttctctttctttctatgtgagtgagaaaaagaaaagaaaagaaaagaaaagaaaagcaaaatgGGTCACATGGTGGAcgagagggagagagagttcATGTGATGCAAGACATAAGTTGTCCACTGTCAATTTTCTGAGAAATTGAAGAAGTGGGTCATTTTTGGAATAGAATCTTCCttattaaatattcaaattttttttatttatttatacatttacagtataatttttttgaacTCATGAAGGATTCCAAAATGCAGTCTCTTCCAAATGGGTTTCCTATTTGGAGTACCAACCAATCATTattcaacacacaagcaagagagttaaaaaataaatccacTCTGAAAATGGAATCATCTCATTTCTTTTTATTGCTACCCATTTTCAAATCAAACCCTAGAAATAGTGTGGAATCTAGATTATTAGTTTATTATCTTGAGTGGGGTTTTCAAAACCAATATATTTACaagtaattttctctttttttttaaaaaaaaaagtgaattgCTTTTATGAGAGATATATTTTCATTTACCAtaggaaaatttttttaaaaaatatttaatttatttaaaaaaaaaaagatgatgaGAATAGAGTGGTAGACATGATATGAGAAAATGCCAAGAATTGCCTagaaaattaaagagaaaattgaagaaaaggAATAATTTAGCTGTATGTAAATGAACCCAATGCACTGCTCTTTCCTGCAACATTTCAGACCATTCTCCATATTTCTATATATACCAACTGCTACatatttacatatattttttatttgatcccATCagtgtataaattaattaatatcagATTTCTGTTCacaagaaatttttttaaaaaaaaacccttttttttcttgtaataaaaaaattacttatatCTAGATCAACAATAAAAGTCCAATGAACTGATGAGATTCAGTCTTCTCCTTGATTATAGCAACTAAGCAATggatacaaattttttttttttttttaaaaaaaagaataatatattttatggtcACAACCTGCCAAGTCTCAGTTCTAGAGAAGAATATAATGTCTCTCCTAGGGAACCATacccttttttaaaattttattgtaataattattaattaatttttatattttgttgaTATACTCTAGGTAATAAAATCTTAATCATAAATAGTATATTCTTTTTGCAAAAAAAGTCTAgaaatttaagaaaaagaaaaaatgaaaaggGGACAAATTTGTCCTTCCATGGAAAGGCATTCCAAAAGCAAATACTATAGCTGGACATGCCCTAATCAAAGAAAAAGATGATGAACTCCAATATGCATATATTTATTCTTTACTTCAAAATTATACTgcatttaatttaatatcaaGCTGCAGCCAAGGAGACAATCAATAGCTAATTAATAGCTTATtgggtattattattattcaagaaaatacaaattaaacaactgaatataattttttttttttttactgacaTGGCCATTTAAATTTCTTCTTAAAGTTAGAAACAACAGTGAAAAGCTAATATTTGAGTGACATGGTCATATGTTTCTGCTTCATAAAGCTGGAAAATTATAATGAGGAGAGAGAGAAGAATTTGCTTTAAACAGAGAGAAGACTAGCTAAGGCCAGTGGATGTTTCAGTCCAAGTTGTTTTCTGGGTATTCTTATATAATTAGTACTGAACACAGAAGTTTCATTTTATTACAGTGATATTCCTCCATTAGAAGAGATTGAAGCTCTGGGTGATTAATGGTAAATGGCTTTTACAGTGGAGAGATGTGATGAAGAGATGGTTTTCTGTGTAGAGTCACAGAAGGCAGTTCCTGCACCTTTCTTAACTAAGACATATCAGCTTGTTGATGATCCTCTCACTGATCATATAGTCTCTTGGGGGGATGATCAAACTTCCTTTATTGTGTGGAGACCTCCTGAGTTTGCTAGAGATCTTCTTCCTAACTACTTTAAGCACAACAACTTCTCAAGCTTTGTTAGGCAGCTCAACACCTATGTAAgcttctctctctccctctctctccctCTATTCAAAGTCATGACTCCATTGTTTTAGCTCTGAAGTAACTTCTTCATCATGACTAAATGCTATCTATTTTAAGTATGTTCATGAACTTATTCTCCTTCATGAACTTGCAGGCTTACCCATTGAGTTAAAAATGAATGTATAACTTGAAATTTGAagttttcatgtgtttccaATGGCCTTGTTAGTGGAATTAACTAGGTAATAACATTGCAGGGGTTTAAAAAAGTAGTAGCAGATAGAtgggagtttgcaaatgagtacTTTAGAAAAGGAGCAAAGAATTTGTTATCTGAGATCCACAGGAGAAAAACACCACTGAACCAGCAGCCACCAGTGATACTTCCTCATCAAATTCTCCAACAAGAAGAAACTTTTGGCTGGATTGATCCTCCAATATTTCCATTATCTCCAAAACCCACAACAGATCTCCTAACAGCTCTCTCTGAAGATAATCAGAGACTTAGAAGGAAAAACTACATGCTTTTATCAGAACTCTCTCACATGAAGAGCTTATACAATGACATCATCTACTTCATCCAGAGCCATGTAAAGCCTCCACAAGCACTCCCTCATGAGCAAAAGGGTTACAGTTCTTCAACATTTCCTAAGATTGTAGAATTGGGTCCTTCATGTCAAGATCAATTAAGCCCTAGAGATTTTGGTTTGGGTAAGTCTTCAGTGAGTTTAAGTGAAGAAGCAAATGGATCAGTGAAGCTTTTTGGAGTTGCTCTTAGTGGGAAGAAGAGGCTACACACAGAAGTGATTGATCAACAAGCATTGTACTAGTGCATGGTGGGATCTTCTTTTGATTAATATTTAGCTTTTTTGAGAAAATCAGTTTGGCTCCAAGTTGTTTTGGGCAAGATTTTATCTCACAGGATGAGCTTTGTAGATAAGTGGCTCATGTTCTTTTGGAGTCGGTAAAAAAAAATGTTGGATCTCTCCATTGATAATCTAGCTAGATTTTTCATTCActgtttcaaaaaaaatttgctAGGAGAAAATATTGAATTAACTACGAAAACAGTTCCATTATTGGTAATTTCAGATGAATTATCTATAAATTGGAAGTAAACAATAGTTATGAATCGTTATGTCCGACATAATTTTTTCAGGTAATATTTAGGGGTATAAATAAACTGAATTATTCGTGAACTATTCCAGATTCGGTTAGATAAAAACTCGAAAGAGTTTAACTTTTAGGCTCATTTGGTAAACGAGTCAACCTTGAGCTTCATAATATTTGACTCGTTAAAACTCGTAAACTTGACTCGTTTCTGAGGGCTCGTGAATAATCTCGTTAAGTAAACTaagattattattataagagaaataaattcaaattatgcatatatttttatgagtcaaacctaaattttttaaaattcagttttatagagtttagttacactcttaaacttgcatatatattcaaatcattaatatttaaaagctatttttataagtttacgagctaatttatagatatatttatttaactaaaattattttagttttaaacttattagttttaaataaaactcattatacatttaaataaatttaactactCGTAAACTATTTGATACTAAATTAGATAAAAACTCAACTCGTCTAAACTCATTTGCTAAATGagtaaaatttgaactttttaatACTCTGCTTGAGTTCgaaataagtaaaatttaaattcaagcgAATTTTAACGAATTAAGTTTGAGTTTTTTAAAGTTTAGCTCTGTTTGTTTATGCTGGTAGTAAtattaagataaaaaataaaatatgttatagaaaaaaaaacagaagaaaataaaaggtaGGAAAATGAGAATGAGAGAATGTAAGTGGGGTGGGGGGAGAGAGAGGAGGCAATCATGCAACGGTGTGAGTTTTGACATTATATATGAATATGATGGCAGGAATCTTaagaatttttttcttttactttgtgTTTTTTctctgaaaagaagaaaaaaagtggCATAGAAAGAGTAACCATATTTATGATTGGCTCACCCAATAAGcagaaaaaagataaatataaagGAAGATTTTTGATGGGTTAAAGATAGCTTTGGGATTGTTCTATAATATGCTCTTCTTTGTCATGCCTCGTTTTTGCTTCCCCATCTTCTTCTCTACAATTACAGCTTTTTCATGCTAATTCCAATAACTTTATATTCTCATCCCTTACCCAGTTGATGGAGTTaaaggtttttcttttttttttttaccacttAGCTCATGGCTTCTCTTACTCCTTTTGAGTAAGACAGATCATTCTTCTTACTCTtctaaacaattttattttatttttgtaaattcttctataatcataaatactataaaagttttaaataattaatctacCAAAAGATCAAAGAAATAttgttaatttctttatatttgtTTCAAATAATTTTGGGCTTTTGGGCTTCTGTGATTAACTTTTTATGAGGATTTTGGGCTTCTGTGAATAGATCTTTCTCTGCGTATTTTGGGCTTATGTGATTGGGTTGTTTTAAGGTTCTTGGCCTATGCTTCTGTGACGTTGCTAATAGGGCCTCTACCTTTTTAAACCACAaacaatttttctttcttttaatttttgtcgtaaaaatcaaataatttgtgataatttatttttttagtttaaaaataaactaaatttttttcaatttcgcTTTAAAAAGAGAGtattaataaaactattttaattttataatcgttacgtaaaaatatttttaataaaatcattttttaataaattttttattatttaattgtaacATTAACAAAAAGAGAGTAGTAATAAAATTAgtgtataaaaatttattattgttaataagagtcaaaaaattttgaaaataaataagaagtTGGAGCTTAGGCTCGCAAAACCTTATCGTGGCAAATGGCCCAAAGATATGTAGAGTTTATTGTAAGTTGTGGAATTTGTGGGTTATTCGGTTGATTcggttcaaaattaaattaaatcgaataaattaaaaattttaaaattaaattaaattgaataaattgaaaattaaaattttaatatttataaaaattgaatcgaatttattttagtcagaaatcaaatagaattaaattaattgattcggttctattcgattcgatttgattttttaataaaatttttattttttatattttattttagtattttaaaatttatttaaaatattttaacattaatatgatctaatatctttttattattaaaaataatataatattgtcactaatcagttcgattcgaatttttttttaaaattaaactaaattaaaataactaaaatttttaaaattaaaaatcgaactgaataaaaaaaattaaatcgaattttcaaattaatttagttggaatgattttttcaatttgaaatcACCCTAATCATAAGCTATATATTTGAGTATATGGGTTGGCTTTTAATCTCTTATTACATTTTTAATCATTTGATCACCaaattttagttaataattttacaatatttaGTAAGTATAGATTAAttaaaaaaggagaagaaaattctaataagaaaaatattagtaaaagtcattttatattgtttaacgctggttattttattaattaaaaaatataataattaataattaattaaggagaaaatataataactaataCGTTTATAAtgcaaataatatttaataattatttttaaaaataattctcacataataaataaaaaaaatgacaaaCTCATGCACAATAATGATAAAACGATGGGCACACGAGGGAAGGCAGGCATTTGTATTAGCAAAATTGGTGGGGTACCAAATTCAATAGTTGTTGTGTTTGATAGATAAGATGTTTCAACTTTAGGGGACAAAGCATCAAAAAGATTGCATACCTTATGGAAATCTCAAAGTAACAAATGGGAATATGCCTAAATCTCCTTTACCCTTTTGTCTACATGcaattttccctttttcttatactaaatttgagattttcaatgtttaaaatttttaaatttgtgaaAATGTGCAAAATAAAATTTCCTCAAAATTTTAGAGATgacttttatgatttttttttaaaaaaaaaaaaaaatcaaacagcATATGTTATTTTCTCCTTAGATTATGGAGACCCTTAATGAAAGCAagcaagaaaataaaagaaggcaTCTTCTCTTAAAGTTGAAGTACATGACAATTGACAACAAAGAAAGAGGTAGTGAATGGCCACAATCAAACTTGGCCTTTTGTTGAAAAAAGCATATGCAAAtggattatatttaaaaaatttatatttttttaaataaaaaattataaaaataattattattaatatgtcaataattaaatattttttatatgatttgtAAATTTAGTCATGAAAGTGACATTGCTTCACTCTACCAACCAAGGTGAGAATTTAAGTTATAGTTAGTGAGCAGGTGGGTCTACCTTATCCCAATCTCTTAA
This is a stretch of genomic DNA from Manihot esculenta cultivar AM560-2 chromosome 2, M.esculenta_v8, whole genome shotgun sequence. It encodes these proteins:
- the LOC110610138 gene encoding uncharacterized protein LOC110610138 isoform X2; amino-acid sequence: MDALLGFEEQTLVVDADDQVKSSSSSSRSYKLVPWLNWDEWEWVRDSLFSDSPENIASAIKRISTWRSRGCLPVVIDVTASIIEIQQKDPFYRNDLPSDAIHSEQMLAMLYCMAILRLVNCVVEKTRKKTEISIAEAAGAIGIPRTLIDIRHEGSHRDLPALTLVRDSAVKAIHWLKSYYWEPQTEQIPFQRDGTAEIRKEIKAKLRELASCLKVRQNSLPGSSLIKGKCSKKHTVKTLKNLVHLYSSSSSEVLSVLLEFLLKALDSSNLVQLPRDDLIGQELHKQLDDWKLVITKLSNKEPELLPVLLKAILNMIETQEATKYETGTYLASMESSTGTGKIEQLSFLFIWLVGQLKLLKPFRHVHTKKTEVSATETYLSNPILIEVLRKCLVISCGNKQLMDSALHLAELTGNSRLMEKLSKLSFPSSSDLDVAEEIYSLKCSSNLLVQQDESIKQAANKLELVKHSLANRRIVKTTDGALGRVGRWSVVKSWNPCPIGMLPHDLGSSGCLPVLDHNDVSKKPVDSSERPQISEVKHSVAEEHSSDIQGDNPGAETRSKREASNDICLLDRSIVKKMRETLDSSESYEDVMLPADIRGCLMINGVWKKVGEEELLAYESVRILV
- the LOC110609775 gene encoding heat stress transcription factor B-4d; protein product: MAFTVERCDEEMVFCVESQKAVPAPFLTKTYQLVDDPLTDHIVSWGDDQTSFIVWRPPEFARDLLPNYFKHNNFSSFVRQLNTYGFKKVVADRWEFANEYFRKGAKNLLSEIHRRKTPLNQQPPVILPHQILQQEETFGWIDPPIFPLSPKPTTDLLTALSEDNQRLRRKNYMLLSELSHMKSLYNDIIYFIQSHVKPPQALPHEQKGYSSSTFPKIVELGPSCQDQLSPRDFGLGKSSVSLSEEANGSVKLFGVALSGKKRLHTEVIDQQALY
- the LOC110610138 gene encoding uncharacterized protein LOC110610138 isoform X1, whose translation is MDALLGFEEQTLVVDADDQVKSSSSSSRSYKLVPWLNWDEWEWVRDSLFSDSPENIASAIKRISTWRSRGCLPVVIDVTASIIEIQQKDPFYRNDLPSDAIHSEQMLAMLYCMAILRLVNCVVEKTRKKTEISIAEAAGAIGIPRTLIDIRHEGSHRDLPALTLVRDSAVKAIHWLKSYYWEPQTEQIPFQRDGTAEIRKEIKAKLRELASCLKVRQNSLPGSSLIKGKCGKHREQLCGRNKFFSLMASKLNLSKSGGSKKHTVKTLKNLVHLYSSSSSEVLSVLLEFLLKALDSSNLVQLPRDDLIGQELHKQLDDWKLVITKLSNKEPELLPVLLKAILNMIETQEATKYETGTYLASMESSTGTGKIEQLSFLFIWLVGQLKLLKPFRHVHTKKTEVSATETYLSNPILIEVLRKCLVISCGNKQLMDSALHLAELTGNSRLMEKLSKLSFPSSSDLDVAEEIYSLKCSSNLLVQQDESIKQAANKLELVKHSLANRRIVKTTDGALGRVGRWSVVKSWNPCPIGMLPHDLGSSGCLPVLDHNDVSKKPVDSSERPQISEVKHSVAEEHSSDIQGDNPGAETRSKREASNDICLLDRSIVKKMRETLDSSESYEDVMLPADIRGCLMINGVWKKVGEEELLAYESVRILV